From the Cydia splendana chromosome 6, ilCydSple1.2, whole genome shotgun sequence genome, the window ttgttattaagacACCATTCTAATTAACTGTGTTTTGAAGATagtcaataatattttttatctgaTAAGGCAGACATCGTCAGTTCAATTCAGTCAGTCAGTTTGAAAGCAAACTAGTGTTGATATACTGATATTCAGATAGTCACATTACACGAGACAGACACGTTTAATAATTTTCCTATAAGGTTTccatttttctatttttatggaccttttttgtttttttttttttacgttggggaaatgcgtttacgcatgCCACCTGGTCAGGGGGAACCAGGGGGGATGACGGACTAACCAGTGGAGGACTACCGTCTAAAACCACCAACGAGTGCCAACTCCGCTTTAGATGGACAGGGTCGCTATCAGCATTCGACCACGTGCGCCCCAGCGGGCGGCCTGCAGGCCGTGGGAATTTTGGGTGCCAATTGGTCAGCACCCCAGTCCTGTGAGCTTTTAACCGCAGGGACTCCCCCGGGGCCCTGCGCAGCCCACTACGGCGGAGGCAGCAGGCGCGCATAGCGCCTGGCTCTGCCCCCAGCCCGTCGTCGGCGGAGTGGATGCGCGTCAGGATCGTCCTCGCGCGCACGCTCCGCTGCCTCCTTCTGCGACATAATTTCGTCACTGAAGGAGGCCATCGCCTTCCATGCCTCTTCGCTGTCGAGCATGGCATTAACAATGCTCGCCAACGAAAGGTCTGCACCTAGTGTTGCTTGAAGGGTGGCCCGCTGGGGCCCCCATGCAGGGCACTCCTCGAGAGTATGACGCGCTGTGTCTACAGGTGCGCCACACTCATGGCACATGGGGGATTCCTCCCTCTCTATGCGGTGCAGGTACTTACCAAAGCATCCATGGTCAGTAAGTATCTGCACCATGTGGAAAGTTAGCGTTCCTTGCCTCCTTTCCACCCAACGTTCTAGATGCGGCAGTACTGCATCTACCGTCATCAGTCCATATTTTGCATCGTCGAGCTCTGCCCTCCATCGGCGAAGTGTTTCCTCTTGTGCAGATGCCCGGATATTTCGGACTTCTTCTCCATCTGGGAACTCTGCCGCCGCTCTTCTCCCAGCTCTGTAGCGGTGAACCTCCGCAAGAATGTGAGCCTGAAGGTCCCAGGGAGGGTCTGCAGCCAGGATCGTTGCCGCTGTAAACGATACCGTACGATACCCACGTACAGCTCTCAAAGATATTGCCCTCTGTGGTCTGCGGAGCAGAGCCCTATTGTCGGCAGAAAGGGCATCAACCCATATGGGAGCGCCATATAGGGCCATACTCCGCAGGACACGAGAGTAAAGGAGTCTACATATTGAATTTGGCTCACCCACGTTAGGAAGCAGCCGGCCGAGGGCTGCAGCTGTGGACATCAGTCTAGGGGCAAGACTGTCGAAGTGCGCCTTAAATTGCCAGCGGCCGTCTAAAAGGAGGCCAAGGTATTTCATTTGGGCCTTAACTGCCACTACCTCCCCATTCACTCTAATGTTGGCATTACGAGGGGGTCCTCTCCTCGGACCATGGAAGAGCAGAACTTCCGTCTTTGGAAGGGATACCTCGAGGCCCAGCTGGTGGATTCGTTCAACCACAAGTGAGGTCCCAATGGTCACCTTCCTCGCTGCATCTTCATATGAGAAACCCCGGCACGTAATAAGAGTGTCATCTGCATAGGCCAACACATTCATTCCTGGCAGGACTGGACCCCGTAATAGCCAGTCGAACCCTACATTCCATAACGTGGGCCCCAGGACAGAACCCTGAGGGACACCCAATTCAACCGGTCGCCGAAGAAGCTCACCATTTCCGTCTTCCCACGCTACGTAACGATCTTCCAGATAGTTGTTCAGCAGCCGCtgcatataggtaggtactctaaaGAAACGAAGTGCCTCCTTAAGCGTTTCGAATGGGAGACTGTTAAAAGCGTTCTTGACATCCAAGGAGACTGCCAGCATTACATTTCCGCCATCTGTAGCCTCTCTTGAGAGCGCTTTCAGGTGGTCTAATGCGTCGACTGTCGATCGGCCCGCACGAAAGCCGAATTGCTTGTCAGAGAGGTTTGGGCCCACTTCTTCCAGGTGTTGGACGAGGCGGTCAGCTAAGATTTTCTCAAGCAGTTTACCCACCTCGTCCAGCAGCACTATGGGTCTGTATCCAGACGGTTGACCACTCGGGCGACCCTGCTTGGGGATCAAGCAGACCCTGCCTGTCTTCCATCGCCTATTTTTATGGACCTACAAAAAGAGATAGCAGCACATAGTGGCGGATTTGCCGTAAGACCCAGTAGGCCTAAAGCGGCGAGATATTAGGGGCGGGAAATTGTGTCAAAaagtttattaattataataacaaataactctacatgacattaaagctctccaacgggcctctacgtgttggatctatatccccacgcaagcctatcaaaagaccgggatttatcgGGCCGTGAAGTCCAAAATGGAGTacaaataactcaaaatgtagtcattATGATGGGTGCCGAGAAAGAGGCAGCTacagggcctagggcggcaaagactgtaaaTCCGCCACTGGCAGCACAATTTATGTCAAACCTTGGCAATAAATGTCGAAGTCACACATTATCATGTTTTCCCTATCTTTTATCATATTTGAATAAACTTTATTACTCAGTGTTGTGATTGTGATTTGTAGCGTTACCcgttataattaattactgattattaaaaaatatttaagtaattaaattaagaaaaataatacCGTTTTCTCTACTACCGTTTTACTACTATCCGGTTCTACGTACAACCGTGCCTTACATTCCAATCTAGAGGGAAAGGGAAACTAGACCTTTCTGTGGTGTTTGTACGGTTTCTTTCACCGTAGTGTGAAGGAAAATATCTTAATtggtaaataattaatactaaagTCATTAAAATAAGTATTTCAATCCAATTTAAAATTACTTTTGAGTCCAATTAAAGCCATTAATTCTTCATTATTggttttatttgtaataataacTCGTACCTAATGAATAacacgttcggccaacactagTGATGACACAATTCGAGATAAGTAATAAGATTAGGCATTCAGTTTCATTCAGACCGTTATCGTCATCGCCGAAACACGCGTGGCTGAACTTTGAAACTGTTCTAAAATGACCGAAAAAGTGTGGCTAAGATTCGAGACGAAATCAAAAGATGGCGCTGCGCTGAAGCTGAGGATACAAGACTTGCCTCCTGAGAGGGTTGACGAGGCCATGGAGTTGAGGTTGAAACACTTTGCGGCGGACGAAGTCGTACACAAAGCAGCAGGTATAGACATgacaattttttattaatatttaaactaCTATTCATGCTTAGGTAAACGAAAAACATTGATTGTTTTACAATGAAGCAGAAACTTTCTTTAAAACTCTAATTGCCTACTCTCTTCTACAGATGTACTCGTAGTGCAtacctaattattttccatcatattttcttagaaacgtcagtactttttgtaccgagactgactgaaatagcgaaacacgttcgacgttcgtacgtttccgtgaagaATATTTGAACGCATTAGGACAAATTAAGCATTTAGAAACATTTTTGCGCAACTAATACAGTTTCTTCATCCAAGGTATCACGAAGAATCCAGAGGCAGTGGAGTCGTATAAAGAATATTTGAATATGTTAAAGCAAGACCCAAGGCTCCGCACTGTCATCTGCTGCGAAGACCACGGGGATGACGCCGGAGATATATTGGGGGTGTCAAGTGTCTCGCTCGTGACGGAAGACTTCAACTGGGATCAGATCTTGGAAATGATAAAGGTTTGTCTGGCTGGCTTATTGAAACGAGAAGGTGTATAAATCTTATGCTCATCCCTTTATGGGGCAATATTTACTGATTTGAGAATAAGATAAAGTACCTATGTTCATGTATTGTATGTATTCATTATAGGCCCCGTACATGAACTATagagggcagcataggagccgtcagatttttggcgcgaggcgtaaatgtgtcgtttatgcttccgatgtagcccacaagatggcagaacctactatgcacaaggaaacgtaccgacgagaacggtagatgatagcacttgctttggcaatttacatgtgcacatatgtttccgattcaggccataagatggcagaccctccaacgcgcactaCGGGCATATCGGGAGAAAACCGGATATTTCAAATATCTTTCGAAAGTAGCTCACGGGGTCACAAACCAAGCTCGGAAATGTAGACCTGCGATACCTGTAtgaaataagtatttttaaatactaGAATATTCTATAATGTGGATGTCACAGTGCCTGTCGCGAAAGaacagataaataaaaaacacgAGAGTCATACATACTACAAACGATCGTTTTCAGAAAGAAAtgtacaattatttaaaacggCACTACAAACTATTTATTGGTTTTCCATCCTATCTCCGCAAAAtactataaatgaaaatttcaacGAATTCAGTAATATATTGAAAATGTTACTCAACTACTGCATACCTAAGaaacgaaagaaaactaaaGCAACCCCAAAAAGAGCGTGTTTAACACCTGGAATAAAAAAATCCTGTCTACATAAACGATTATTAAAAAACCTTGTTAGCTGAGCCTATATTAATTCAATATTTGGAAacctatacaaaaatattaaagaaaagTGTTACTATAGCAAAGAAAATGTACAATAATAAAAGGATAAATAGTTcgaacaacaaaataaaaacactatGGAAAATAATAGGAGAGCAGACAAAAAAAccttacttaaaaaataaacctaAGAAAAACATATCCCTTAAAATAAACGACACAATGACAGATCAACCTCAATTGATAGCAAATTCTTTTTTAATACGTACTTTTCTTCAGTTGGAatgaatacaaataataatcaacCACGCGGGCGTCCAGTTCTTAGCTCCACACACAATACGATGTTTCTATCTCCGGCAAACCACATAGAAGTTGAAAAGACAATAAGGAACTTAAAAAACAAACACAGTTACGGAATTGACGAAATACCCCCCTCACTAGTGAAAATATGTTCAAATGAGCTGATTCTTCCgttaacatttttaataaaccaaTCGTTCACAACAGGTACATTTCCAAATGCTTTAAAAGTAGCCGTTATCAAACCTATTCCTAAAACAAAAAACCCAACCGACCCAGACCAATATCGCCCCATTGCAATGTTGCCAACTTTCTCTAAAATCTTTGAATCGATTATGGTCAAACGCTTATCAGACTTTTGTGAAAAATATAGCATATTTGATGATAGCCAATTTGGTTTTAGAAAGCAGAGAGGTACAGTACTCACTGTTTACAAATTCATTCAGGAAGTCATAAATATAATAGACAGTAAGCATTCTGCTTTTGGACTAATGCTTGATATGAGTAAAGCGTATGATCGTGTCAAACACGACattttactaaataaattatacgGAATAGAGATACGTGGAGATGCCCACAACTGGTTCAAGTCCTATCTGAAGAACAGAATCCAATTAGTTGAAGTAGAACATTATGATATTAAAAGGAAAATCGttgagaaaatatattcagaaaCTAAACAAATAACATGCTCCATTCCGCAAGGTAGTGTCCTAGGTTGTATCCTATTTTTGATTTACATTAACGACCTGCCAAAGATAATAAACTCCATCAATATCAAATGTTTTTTATATGCCGATGATATTTCCATAGTATTCTCCAGTCAAAATAATGAGGAAGTAAACCAAAAAATGAACAGTATCCTAAACGTAATTGTTAAGTGGTTTGATGACCATAATTTACTattaaatcttaaaaaaaaccaACCTTATACAGTTAGACCCCATCAAAGATCCCCAATAGATATAAATTACACATACCTGAATAATACTTTCCTACAAATTAGTAATTGCAGTCTTCTTGGTATAAATATCGACGAAAATATCAATTGGAAATCTCATATTGACAAAATTAGTACAAAACTTTCTCGATTTACCTATGTCttaagaaatattaaaaaaagcacAGATTTTAAAACGGCCGTTGCTGCATATTATGCATTTACCCAAACCTGCCTGCAATATGGAATCATTTTGTGGGGCAATAGCACAGACATACTACAACTATTCATACTGCAAAAAAGGTGCATAAGAATTcttacaaatattaaaaaccttGAAACCTGTATacctcactttaaaaacttaaaaattttAACTTTACCGTGTCTATATATTCTAGAAGCCAGTAAATTTGTCCGCATGAATCCAAGTTTATATACAAAAGCAACAGACCGCCACACATGTGCCATAAATATaagaaataaagataaaatagcCATACCATcaagtaacttacaaattaGTAACAAGAGCCCTCACGTAATGACTACAAGAATTTATAATTACCTTCCAAAAGAAATAACTAACGAGCAAACATACACAATATTTGTTACTAAGCTAAAAACCTACCTAATAGACCACAGTTTTTACTCCCTGCAAGAGTTTTTCAatgaaaataagtataattcaaagataataaaataataattttgttatatttaataGGCGTAGAAATAGATAAATAGATAAattatagtgtacctttcttatgtgtatacatattttatatgcaCGTGTATTTGCAATGCCCTTGTAGGGTAACATGTTGTAACCTTATTGTACTTGTAGAGTAAGATCAATATGTGAGCAATaaacatattctattctattctattctaatataATAGGACAGCACGGCGGCGTTCTATTTTTTTAAGAGTTTTTTTAGAATAATCCAGTTATTCGGTCCAATATTTCTGAAACTTGTAATAGCAAAACTTTAACACAGGAATATAATATCTATCCATAAATACCACAAAACAGAAAGAtataaaaaagttttattttattgtggtaGTTACATCTCTTGCGCTATGTAACCGTTGAGAAATATGTGAAATCTACATAGACACAGTATATCTTATTGGTTGACAACACCTAAAGTATACATATTTCTTCCAGAAAAACAGTCTCGAGGAAATCAGAAAGTTAATAGCAGTCTTCAAATCAACTTCGGACATGTACAAACCCATGAAAGAATTGAATCTGAAAGAGTATCTAAATGACGCCACCATACTGGTAATGCCGGGCTACAGGAGGTGTGGAATAGCGCAACAGTTTTTAAAAACGAGGTAAGTATTACTGGTATATTGGTTCAACATCTCTAGGTTAGTATCTACTGACACTACTGACGGTACTGACGTAAAGTCAGCGCATGCTCCACTTTACGTGTAAAGGACATCCCGTTGCCCCATTACTGTTTTTTTTACAACTACGTATTTGTATTTTATCAGGTATTTTAGGTAAGGTCAGTACGGGTAAGTGTGGCATTGGGACAAGTGTGCCTGGCCTTCACATTGAGGCCTGTTTACACATACTTTAATAGTGTTTATTACGAGTTCATACGTTTGCTACTTGCTACTTGCGTTGCGTTTAACTAGTGGTAAATAAaggttttttccaaaaaaaatgtacatttcatttatgtcttcaaaatattgacttcttgggctcattttactcagaatcatttgtaaattcacgcctcatacatgaaaaaatgggtcccaaaattttgtatgaaaaaatatttttccagtgcgtcacgttcttacaaataaaaaaaaatattcatacaaaaatgtgacgatctggaattattaatattttgaagacgaatgaaatgtacatttaTTTTTGGGAAAACGCTCAAATATATGAACTCGCAATAAACAATGTGTAAACTGCCCCAATGTGACGGCCAGCCACACTTACCAGTACCTATTCCACACTTATCCGTAATGACCTTACTATATCATATTACCACATACCGTATCTTCACGTTATACGACATTATGACTGAATTTTGCTTTCCATCTATTTTACAGACGCCTACAGTGTGCTGAACTAGGGGTCCTCAAAACAGGAGGGTGGATGACAGGGTACGGGACCCAGATAGGGGCCGACAGAGAAGGGTGGGAGACGGTCTTTGAAGTGAAGTACGATGACTTGTCGCGCGAACATGACCTGGTCTTCGAGGACGCGCCACCCACCATGAAGTACATGGTAGCTGGACCCTAACTACCTATACTAATGGGGACTAGTTTttgaatatttacttattttagaATTTATCTATGTTTTCATATTCTGATTTTAGTCCTTAGgttattgttaattattatgtaaGCGATGCAACGGCCACAAAAGAGTGCCAAATACACagatttatttttgaaatttgagATAACGTATGTATAACTTAGATCCAAGGGTTACAATATAAAATGTTCAAAAAATGCTAAAGTCGTCTTTCAAGTTAGTTATATATAGTTGATAGCAGTTTCGAGTAatgaaaaaaaccggtcaagtgcgagtcggtctcgcgttccaagggttccgtacattagggtcaattttcaaattagCATTTTTTGTTGTCCCACGGCTAAAAgtcgaagtccataggactaaaagactgggcatgtatatattttcattcaatgtcttataagctttaaaaaaaatgtaaatctgtaccttaaatattatttatgtctgacaaaatcgcatttgaagttccaaaaacggcgaaatttgctgtttttcgcgtgtcccagtggcggcatatcccaataaaaaaaatcataactttggatgtacgcaacgtattatgaataactttgtaattttataaagagcattttctagagaagTGATTTAATCCTTTCGATAAATTTATGCATTATTCAATAAAACAAGGCTTCCCCTTTTTATcgttgtcccgcgcggcacttgttttgttatgacttaaagataccccccaaaatcttctttgtctattggataacggttagattaaatttatgACGCAATAGTGACGGTTAGTTGCGCGTCGATTGCCATCGAATGTGGACgcggaaacagtttaatttatataaaaacatgtaagaatctctttcgatatattttggtacgactacaatgacatttgtatggacgcttaatatgcTGGTACacagtcgaaataaaaatgtgtattttaaaGTCATAGTTCt encodes:
- the LOC134791839 gene encoding uncharacterized protein LOC134791839, giving the protein MTEKVWLRFETKSKDGAALKLRIQDLPPERVDEAMELRLKHFAADEVVHKAAGITKNPEAVESYKEYLNMLKQDPRLRTVICCEDHGDDAGDILGVSSVSLVTEDFNWDQILEMIKKNSLEEIRKLIAVFKSTSDMYKPMKELNLKEYLNDATILVMPGYRRCGIAQQFLKTRRLQCAELGVLKTGGWMTGYGTQIGADREGWETVFEVKYDDLSREHDLVFEDAPPTMKYMVAGP